The genomic region CAACCGAATCATAAAGGCAAAAGAAGCAATCAGAATGAAATACAATACATAGGCACCGGTTGTGAGATACCAAGGTTGCCTTATGGAAAAGTTAAAAGAAGCTGTTTCAGTAAGTAGGCCATTAGTGCCGATAGAACGAACAGAGAAGGTATAGGAGCCGGAAGGCAGGCGAAGATATTCAGCACTGGTATTGGTTGTCCATTCTCCCCAATCAGTATCCAGATTGTCCAATTTGTATTGAAAAAAAGCTTGATTCCCTACCACTTGTGAGGTACTCCAGTTAAATTGAATCGAATTATTTCGATAGGCTAAATCAACATCTGTTGATTCTTTAGGGTCTATAAGAGTTGTTACATCTTGAGTATTAGAGACCAGTACCGACTGAATTTCAACAGAGGGCTTGGGATATTTTGAGCGGTTGATCATATCAAAGTTCAGAGTAGCAAAACCATCATCAAGGCAAATTAAATAAAGGTTCTCCCGAAGCGGAATGATGTTTTCATATCTATCAACTAAGTTGAAATTATACATTTCAGGCAGCATACGGTAAAGCAGGCGGATGGAGTTAAAATGGATTTGAAAAAGATTGATTTCCGATTGTTTTATGACCCAGTATTTTTGATCTCCGGCAGGTATAATATTCTTGACGGTTCCTTTTTCAGTGAAATAACCGTCAAGATCGGTGTAAGGGACAAACTTTTTATTTATAGCATCCCACTGATACAACGTATCTGCGAAGGAGGTCATAATACGATTGTCTAGCTTAAACACATGATTTGTGTTTTGTGGCAACCCCTCATCCAATCCTATTTTGTGCACCTGTTCCACATTATCAAATTGCATGTTAGGCTGAAGTTGGTACATACCTCTTACAGTGTGCCCCAGCCAAATATTTCCTAAGTGATCAAATTCAAGGAATCGTGCGGGAGTCGAAAAACCTGAAAGAGTATATGACTCTTCCCATATGTTTGATTTTTTTTCATAAACAACCAGGTCACTGTAAGTGCTTTGCAATAATATATTTCGGTCGTTATCAGGATATGATTTTAAATTATAGCCTCCATGCACCGACCCTACTTTTTGAAGGCTTTTGTTTTGAATTACGTATGTACCATCATTTAAACCGGTATATAGCAAGCCGTCAAATTCCTTAATAAACCAAACTTGTCCCTGTGATTCAGGAATCAGGCTTTTGTCAAAAAAAATTCCGTTGTTATCCTGTTTAAACCAATATATCCCCTGATTAGTCCCAATATATAATTCCTCGTTAAAAAGAGCCGCTGCATACACACTACCGATCCCGTCAAGTTCATCACGATAGGTGTGGATGGGTGTATCAAAGGCAATATAATCAAGACCTTTGTCCATACCCACCCATATATTATCAAAAGGATCTGCAGCCAGCGATAAGATGGTATTATTTTGAAGCTGGTTTTGGGTGTTTAGGTTTTTAAGGAAGTTGAAGTCCAGGTCAAAGATATACAGGCCGTTCAGTATGGTTCCGATCACAATTTTATTTTGCGTTCGTACCATCGTATTTAGTTTGTTTCGAACCATCTCATCTTTTCGATCCACATTCCAACTATTGAAAGACGTCCCATCATATATGTAAAGCCCTTTGGAAGTTCCTATCAGGATCTCATTATTGGGTAATTCTATAAATGATTTTACCTCTTCATCTTGAAAAAAATCACTTCCTTCAATTGGAACAAATGCATCATTCTGAAGCCGGAGCAATCCACCCTGAATTTGCTGTGTGTAAACTTCACCGCCAACATTATGCAGGAACATTAATGATCCCGAAGTGTTAATTCGATATACATTCTCTTGATCATAACAATACACCGAGCCAAAACTATGAAAGTATATTTTTCCTTTATGCTCTACAATTTTCCAGATCTCATCATTATTCATATCCGGATTTTCAAGCTGTGAAGCCAGTGAATGATAGGTAAGTTCCCCGTCGTCGTTTTCTTCCCAATAGCCAAATTCTTCAAAAGCTCCGGTGAATAGCGTGTCGCCTATATAGGCGACAGATCGAAAGATAGTTCGTTCAGGTAATTCGTAAAGCCTTATATCTGTATTTTCAAGTACTAATAAACCGGAGTTGTTAGCAACAAAAATTCGTTGCCCTCCATCACTGGCAATATCCCAATTTTGGTTTCCGGCTTTAGACTCATTGACGCTATAGTTATTTACCTGAAAACTGATTTGTGCCAATGAGGTCGGCATTTCCACTAGAAAAAATATCAACACAAAAAAGGCAAATCGTGCCATATGGTTTTGTATGCTAAGAATTTGATAACGCCCTGCCCTTAAATAATAACATAATTAATTAAAAAATGAACAAAGCATTAGTATGGGGTTAAAAGGGAGGTGACGTGGTCATTGATTTTGCTTTGCTATTGAAAAATCAACCCAATCGATGAAATCAATCTGATAAGGAGTCTTTTTTGGTAAAAATATACTTAGTTTAACATTGAACTAAGTAACTGACAATTAATAGAAAATTATGGAACTTGGTATTTACACTTTTGTGGAAAATACACCTAACACGGATACTGCAAAGGTACTTCACCCAGCCGAACGCCTTGAAAACCTGATGGAAGAAATTGAGATGGCCGATAAGTTGGGACTGGATGTTTTTGCGATCGGGGAGCATCACCGGGAAGAGTATGTATCATCCTCGCCGTCAACACTGTTGGCAGCAGCGGCCACGCGGACCAATAACATCAAGCTGAGTTCAGCCGTAACCGTGCTGGGTTCGGAAGATCCGGTTCGGGTGTATCAGCAGTTTTCTACCATTGATCTTCTTTCTAAAGGGCGGGCTGAAATTATGGTGGGGCGAGGATCTTTTGTCGAGTCTTTTCCTCTTTTCGGCTATGATTTGAAAAATTATGAGGAGTTATTTTTAGAGAAACTGCAATTATTGCTAAAACTGAGAGAAAGCGAGGTTATTAGCTGGGAAGGAAAACACCGACCTAATATTGATAGCAAAGGAGTTTATCCTCAACCGTATCAGGAAAAATTACCGGTTTGGAGAGCGGTAGGGGGAACGCCGAAGTCAGCTTATGAAGCAGGGGCAATGGGCATTCCGATGGCGATTGCCATAATTGGAGGGCAGCCGGCACAATTCAAACAGATGGTGGAGATTCATAGACAAGGTGCTAAAGATTATAATGAACCTGAACAACCGATCAGTATAAATTCCCACGGATTTATAGCCGATACCACTCAGGAAGCTGCCGATATTGCTTTTCCGGCTTTCAAGACCACGATGGATAAGATCGGAAAAGAGCGCGGATGGCCACCTATGAGCCGCCAACAGTTTGATGCTTCCATTACTTTAAAAGGAGCAAATGTAGTAGGGAGTCCGCAGGATATTATTGACAAGATCATGTATCAGCATGAGATATTTGGTCACGATAGGTTCTTACTGCAAATGAGTGTGGGTAGTGTTTCACACGATAAATTACTTCGTTCTATTGAGCTTTTTGCAAAGGAAGTGGCGCCGGCGGTGAGGGAAAAGCTTAGTTAATTAATTGATCCTGTCCAGGCGAATGCCTGGGCAGAGTAATACGATTTTTACTTCTTTTGCAAAATGGGCAACGTGATACTGCTTGGATATTCAGGTGAATGATGAATGACATTGGTCGCGGTAATACTTTCAATCTCATCATAATTATTCCCGCCGGTGTTAAGGTTCCGGTCAAAGCGAGGGAAATTTGAGCTGGAGACTTCAATCCGGATGCGATGGCCTTTTTCAAAATAGTTACTGGTAGACATTGGTGTCATGTTGACTTCATAGACTTCACCTTCCTTCATAAAAACCTCTTTCTCATATCCTTCACGATAGCGAACCCGCTGGATAGTTTCGTCAAGATTATAAGCCCTTCCGTCCGGATACACATCAATTAGTTTAATAGTAAGGTCGGTGTCCTTTACATTGGAAGATAAAAAGAGACGAGATTCTATAAAGCCACTTACTTCAATGCCTTCTTCCAGCGGTTCGGAGGTGTATACTAATATATCGTTCCTTAACTCCATTTCCTGCTGATCAAAAGATCCGCCTTGTACCGCATTTCCGGTGCAGCAAACGTTACCGCCATAGGAAGGAACAGGGTTTAAAGGATCATAAATAAAGGTATCCTGATTACCAGCACCAGTTTTATCGGTAATGAGTTTTCCATCTCCCTTTCTTGAATTTGCATTACCTTCACTGTGGAGGTAATAAGTAGTGTTTACCGCATTTTTAGGAGGCCAGGCATCTGCTGTTTGCCATTTATTGGAACCCATGGTGTAATAGGTAACCCGCGATTGTTCTTTGGTAATATCATTTTTTTCTCCCTTCAACCAAAAGTCAAACCAATCATAAATGATCTCTGAATACGGATAGGTGGCATCACCTACATTTCGTTCACCAACAATGGTCTCTTCGGTAGCCCTTGTAAAACCGCAGTGCAGTGTTGGGGCAATAACCAGGTATTGATGGTCTCTCACTTCAGGATCAGAAGCATTTTCTCTCACGTGATTAAACAAAGCCAAATTCGGGCTGGTGGAGACATCATACCAAGAAACAAACCAGAAGCTGGGTACTCCAAAATCCATATCATCATGATATAATCCTCCCTCATACCATTTTGGATCATTGGGTTTGCGGGTGATCATTTCTTCATAGATTCCTTTTGGGCCGTTTACATTTTCAATGATGTCT from Gracilimonas sp. harbors:
- a CDS encoding triple tyrosine motif-containing protein, whose translation is MARFAFFVLIFFLVEMPTSLAQISFQVNNYSVNESKAGNQNWDIASDGGQRIFVANNSGLLVLENTDIRLYELPERTIFRSVAYIGDTLFTGAFEEFGYWEENDDGELTYHSLASQLENPDMNNDEIWKIVEHKGKIYFHSFGSVYCYDQENVYRINTSGSLMFLHNVGGEVYTQQIQGGLLRLQNDAFVPIEGSDFFQDEEVKSFIELPNNEILIGTSKGLYIYDGTSFNSWNVDRKDEMVRNKLNTMVRTQNKIVIGTILNGLYIFDLDFNFLKNLNTQNQLQNNTILSLAADPFDNIWVGMDKGLDYIAFDTPIHTYRDELDGIGSVYAAALFNEELYIGTNQGIYWFKQDNNGIFFDKSLIPESQGQVWFIKEFDGLLYTGLNDGTYVIQNKSLQKVGSVHGGYNLKSYPDNDRNILLQSTYSDLVVYEKKSNIWEESYTLSGFSTPARFLEFDHLGNIWLGHTVRGMYQLQPNMQFDNVEQVHKIGLDEGLPQNTNHVFKLDNRIMTSFADTLYQWDAINKKFVPYTDLDGYFTEKGTVKNIIPAGDQKYWVIKQSEINLFQIHFNSIRLLYRMLPEMYNFNLVDRYENIIPLRENLYLICLDDGFATLNFDMINRSKYPKPSVEIQSVLVSNTQDVTTLIDPKESTDVDLAYRNNSIQFNWSTSQVVGNQAFFQYKLDNLDTDWGEWTTNTSAEYLRLPSGSYTFSVRSIGTNGLLTETASFNFSIRQPWYLTTGAYVLYFILIASFAFMIRLNMSRKRWKALGKDLEKKHKKTLRDREEAEKEIIKLTNEKLQSEVEHKSAQLASSTMAMMRKNNLLNSLKEELETQKEKLGNQLPDKYFKTLNNLIEEGIEDEHEWEIFEQLYNEAHGNFFKRLKEEYPQLTPGDLRLCAYLRMNLSSKEIAPLLNISVRGVEERRYRLRKRLDLSTDTNLNELIMTF
- a CDS encoding Atu2307/SP_0267 family LLM class monooxygenase; this encodes MELGIYTFVENTPNTDTAKVLHPAERLENLMEEIEMADKLGLDVFAIGEHHREEYVSSSPSTLLAAAATRTNNIKLSSAVTVLGSEDPVRVYQQFSTIDLLSKGRAEIMVGRGSFVESFPLFGYDLKNYEELFLEKLQLLLKLRESEVISWEGKHRPNIDSKGVYPQPYQEKLPVWRAVGGTPKSAYEAGAMGIPMAIAIIGGQPAQFKQMVEIHRQGAKDYNEPEQPISINSHGFIADTTQEAADIAFPAFKTTMDKIGKERGWPPMSRQQFDASITLKGANVVGSPQDIIDKIMYQHEIFGHDRFLLQMSVGSVSHDKLLRSIELFAKEVAPAVREKLS
- a CDS encoding CocE/NonD family hydrolase produces the protein MKIIRFSLLVLLSLLCFGSTLFAQNEKVLEELEKIAIIDQKVMMPMSDGVRLATDIYRPKTDEPVPIIFSRTPYNFNTYRNGELSTRTLSRALDAVKQGYAYVVQNERGRFFSEGDWNILGTPLTDGYEAFTWMSEQDWSNGKIGTLGCSSTAEWQMAVAAMDHPAHAAMVPQGYGAGVGKVGEFYEQGNWYRGGAGQMLFTSWLYSTQHDPMAPKLPKGISQEDLLRLQRFYDMAPTYPDVDWAEALKHLPVEDIIENVNGPKGIYEEMITRKPNDPKWYEGGLYHDDMDFGVPSFWFVSWYDVSTSPNLALFNHVRENASDPEVRDHQYLVIAPTLHCGFTRATEETIVGERNVGDATYPYSEIIYDWFDFWLKGEKNDITKEQSRVTYYTMGSNKWQTADAWPPKNAVNTTYYLHSEGNANSRKGDGKLITDKTGAGNQDTFIYDPLNPVPSYGGNVCCTGNAVQGGSFDQQEMELRNDILVYTSEPLEEGIEVSGFIESRLFLSSNVKDTDLTIKLIDVYPDGRAYNLDETIQRVRYREGYEKEVFMKEGEVYEVNMTPMSTSNYFEKGHRIRIEVSSSNFPRFDRNLNTGGNNYDEIESITATNVIHHSPEYPSSITLPILQKK